One window from the genome of Caldilineales bacterium encodes:
- a CDS encoding RHS repeat-associated core domain-containing protein — MLHDHLGSSSAIVIDIIVTTAKDLHQPGVCLERHSQNVSQRISVCYQWRSSTPPIGSTRGQIWCYTGQRRQNDMGMYWYNSRWYDPVLGRFIQADTIVPEPGNPGSLNRYSYTQNNPIKYTDPTGHAYCVDSNCSVLMHPVTQNYIIGRSVTVQQMAQSITEEMGGVDDLEAMAIISDVTSESYHDWSRYLSNMGEIFIGTEKTGTLALLSAIMAGGCGGIGREPRDCSGNTAYFLDTGFHEDFQDRHNQPYHVWGYIAQTATPGNPLINDFNTVVMSQWANLVHEVVQSAVNLDNGFGTSWQDYVLSEAGMEIGYQITYGLIASPSELGNTLRRELGPSGPGSKGRLQYLESTFGSLRGSP, encoded by the coding sequence ATGCTTCACGACCACCTCGGCTCTTCCAGCGCAATTGTCATCGACATTATCGTGACGACCGCCAAAGACCTGCACCAGCCAGGAGTCTGCCTTGAGCGACATTCGCAGAATGTAAGTCAAAGGATCAGCGTGTGCTACCAATGGCGAAGCAGCACGCCACCCATTGGTAGCACACGCGGACAGATTTGGTGCTACACCGGTCAGCGCAGGCAGAACGACATGGGCATGTACTGGTACAACAGCCGATGGTACGACCCCGTGCTCGGCCGCTTCATCCAGGCGGATACGATTGTGCCGGAGCCGGGGAATCCTGGCAGTTTGAACAGGTACAGCTATACCCAGAATAATCCAATCAAATACACCGACCCCACGGGGCATGCATACTGTGTGGACTCGAATTGTTCCGTTTTGATGCATCCGGTGACGCAAAACTACATCATTGGTCGGTCCGTGACTGTGCAGCAGATGGCACAAAGTATAACGGAGGAAATGGGAGGAGTGGATGATTTAGAGGCAATGGCGATTATTTCAGATGTTACTTCTGAGTCATACCATGATTGGAGTCGGTATTTGTCCAATATGGGAGAAATATTCATTGGGACAGAGAAAACCGGAACTCTTGCGTTGCTTAGCGCTATTATGGCTGGCGGTTGTGGCGGTATTGGACGAGAGCCTCGGGACTGCTCTGGCAACACTGCCTACTTTCTTGATACAGGATTTCACGAAGATTTTCAAGATCGTCACAATCAGCCATACCATGTTTGGGGTTATATCGCTCAAACAGCAACACCGGGTAATCCGCTAATAAATGACTTCAATACGGTAGTAATGTCGCAATGGGCTAACTTAGTTCATGAAGTTGTACAAAGTGCAGTCAATCTGGATAATGGCTTTGGAACCAGTTGGCAAGATTACGTACTTTCAGAGGCGGGAATGGAGATCGGTTATCAAATCACGTATGGCCTCATTGCTTCTCCATCAGAACTGGGGAATACGCTTAGACGCGAATTAGGCCCCTCCGGCCCAGGGAGTAAAGGGCGTTTGCAGTATTTGGAATCGACATTTGGGTCATTGCGAGGTTCACCATAA
- a CDS encoding RHS repeat-associated core domain-containing protein — protein MSMKCCRRSVESKPAFAHLRSQTTSGSYLALRTDNSVVSYDNIEVARFKKYYAAGGVRACPEPCRRVAMWEPETVSLLLTDHPSASLRTDLGSTAVVADLYSNETGKLLYKPWGETRYSSGSTPTSFRYTGQREDASIGLYFYGARYEACPERSEGTPVLGRFIQADTIVPQPGNTSTPLSAGLAA, from the coding sequence ATGTCGATGAAATGTTGCCGGCGCAGCGTCGAATCCAAGCCAGCTTTCGCTCATCTGCGCTCCCAGACGACGAGCGGGAGTTACCTGGCCCTGCGGACGGACAACTCGGTGGTGAGCTACGACAACATCGAAGTGGCGCGCTTCAAGAAGTATTACGCGGCGGGCGGGGTGCGGGCCTGCCCTGAGCCTTGCCGAAGGGTGGCGATGTGGGAGCCGGAGACGGTCTCTTTGCTGCTCACGGATCATCCTTCGGCCTCGCTCAGGACAGACCTGGGTAGCACAGCCGTGGTGGCCGATCTCTACAGCAACGAGACCGGCAAGCTGCTGTACAAGCCCTGGGGCGAGACGCGCTACAGCAGCGGCAGCACGCCCACCAGCTTCCGCTACACCGGCCAGAGGGAGGATGCCAGCATCGGGCTTTACTTCTACGGCGCCCGGTATGAAGCCTGTCCTGAACGCAGTGAAGGAACCCCGGTGTTAGGCCGCTTCATCCAGGCGGATACGATTGTGCCGCAGCCGGGGAACACTTCGACTCCGCTCAGCGCAGGCCTGGCAGCCTGA